The following are encoded in a window of Kitasatospora fiedleri genomic DNA:
- a CDS encoding acyl carrier protein: MEGGADVRRWLREQVAERLGLGVEEVPCDRPLAGLGLDSVAALQLYVALEARYGLSLDPAVCWDYPTVDLLHGHLAELLAELPADSGGVPA; this comes from the coding sequence GTGGAGGGCGGGGCGGACGTTCGGCGGTGGCTGCGCGAGCAGGTGGCCGAGCGGCTCGGTCTCGGTGTGGAGGAGGTGCCGTGCGACCGTCCGTTGGCGGGGCTCGGGCTGGACTCGGTGGCGGCGCTCCAGCTGTACGTCGCGCTGGAGGCGCGCTACGGGCTGTCGCTGGACCCGGCGGTGTGCTGGGACTACCCGACCGTCGACCTGCTGCACGGGCACCTGGCGGAGCTGCTGGCCGAGCTGCCCGCGGACTCCGGGGGAGTGCCCGCATGA
- a CDS encoding polyprenol monophosphomannose synthase, whose product MSSSPETPFAGLGKILVIIPTYNEAENVERIVSRVRAAVPEAHVLVADDNSPDGTGKLADALAADDPHVKVLHRPGKEGLGAAYLAGFRWGIDGGYDVLVEMDADGSHQPEELPRLLTALRGADLVLGSRWVPGGAVVNWPKSRLLLSKGGSTYSRLMLDVPIRDVTGGYRAFRKETLLGLGMDQVSSQGYCFQVDLAWRAVRAGFKVAEVPITFVEREHGASKMSRDIVVEALWRVTAWGVGDRVAKLTRKK is encoded by the coding sequence GTGAGCTCCTCCCCGGAGACCCCGTTCGCCGGACTCGGCAAGATCCTGGTGATCATCCCGACCTACAACGAGGCCGAGAACGTCGAACGGATCGTGTCCCGCGTCCGCGCCGCCGTCCCCGAGGCGCACGTGCTGGTCGCGGACGACAACAGCCCGGACGGCACCGGCAAGCTCGCCGACGCCCTCGCCGCCGACGACCCGCACGTCAAGGTGCTGCACCGCCCGGGCAAGGAGGGCCTCGGCGCGGCCTACCTGGCCGGTTTCCGCTGGGGCATCGACGGCGGCTACGACGTGCTGGTCGAGATGGACGCGGACGGCTCGCACCAGCCGGAGGAGCTGCCCCGGCTGCTCACCGCACTGCGCGGCGCGGACCTGGTGCTGGGCTCCCGCTGGGTGCCCGGCGGCGCGGTGGTGAACTGGCCGAAGTCGCGGCTGCTGCTGTCCAAGGGCGGCTCCACGTACTCCCGGCTGATGCTGGACGTGCCGATCCGGGACGTCACCGGCGGCTACCGGGCCTTCCGCAAGGAGACCCTGCTGGGCCTCGGCATGGACCAGGTCTCCTCGCAGGGCTACTGCTTCCAGGTCGACCTGGCCTGGCGCGCGGTGCGGGCCGGGTTCAAGGTCGCCGAGGTGCCGATCACCTTCGTGGAGCGCGAGCACGGCGCGTCCAAGATGAGCCGCGACATCGTGGTCGAGGCGCTGTGGCGGGTCACCGCCTGGGGCGTGGGCGACCGGGTCGCCAAGCTCACCCGGAAGAAGTAG
- a CDS encoding YhjD/YihY/BrkB family envelope integrity protein: MTESLRRAGRDPDPGPRRWESAKERAARLTASAKGAPERFPLVGRAVSNLIRVNLLDNATRLAAQAFLSALPALFVVAVFAPATLKHSITGSLREQLGLQGSAQQQVQQLMNTPHDDSASQSFGVLGVLVALASATALSRALQRVCERAWEMPKHSARLALWRWVVWLLAWLVFLVVQVPLRKGFGAGLWLGVPLTFLASTGVWWWTQHLLLGGRIRWYPLLPGAVLCGVGEVGFGIASQVWLPYAMSESVDKFGPYGVVFTVLSWLIALFTAITLALVLGRVVSEEPIVARALGTRTEPGSW; encoded by the coding sequence GTGACGGAGTCACTGCGACGGGCTGGACGGGACCCCGACCCGGGCCCCCGGCGGTGGGAGTCCGCGAAGGAGCGGGCGGCCCGCCTCACCGCCTCCGCCAAGGGCGCCCCCGAGCGCTTCCCGCTGGTCGGGCGGGCCGTCAGCAACCTGATCCGGGTGAACCTGCTGGACAATGCCACCCGGCTGGCCGCGCAGGCCTTCCTGTCCGCGCTGCCGGCCCTGTTCGTGGTCGCGGTGTTCGCCCCCGCGACGCTCAAGCACAGCATCACCGGCTCGCTGCGCGAACAGCTGGGCCTGCAGGGCAGCGCCCAGCAGCAGGTCCAGCAGCTGATGAACACCCCGCACGACGACAGCGCCAGCCAGAGCTTCGGGGTGCTCGGCGTGCTGGTCGCCCTGGCGTCCGCGACCGCGCTGAGCCGGGCGCTCCAGCGGGTCTGCGAACGGGCCTGGGAGATGCCGAAGCACAGCGCCCGGCTGGCCCTGTGGCGCTGGGTGGTGTGGCTGCTGGCGTGGCTGGTGTTCCTGGTCGTCCAGGTGCCGCTGCGCAAGGGCTTCGGCGCCGGCCTGTGGCTGGGCGTCCCGCTGACCTTCCTGGCCTCCACCGGCGTGTGGTGGTGGACGCAGCACCTGCTGCTCGGCGGCCGGATCCGCTGGTACCCGCTGCTGCCGGGCGCGGTGCTCTGCGGTGTCGGCGAGGTCGGCTTCGGCATCGCCTCGCAGGTGTGGCTGCCGTACGCGATGTCCGAGTCGGTCGACAAGTTCGGCCCGTACGGGGTGGTGTTCACCGTGCTGTCCTGGCTGATCGCGCTGTTCACCGCCATCACCCTGGCGCTGGTGCTGGGCCGGGTGGTCTCCGAGGAGCCGATCGTGGCCCGCGCCCTCGGCACCCGTACCGAACCCGGCAGCTGGTAG
- a CDS encoding acyl-CoA dehydrogenase produces the protein MTGSDETSVAARVAAVEDLLGDPGDPGNPTGAAAVLAADERAEMLAEGERLLHGHGIAAEFVPTALGGRLDRVDALARVLRPVFRRDATLGLGFGVTSVLAATNVWFGGRPEQRERTARLLLTGGRVAVAHQGSGRGGDFVRSSLTADRTADGYTLRGVKPVVNNGGRAGLLVLFARTEAETGPHDHCALLLDPARTEPGRYRVLPRRRMTGMRGLEAVGLAFAGQPAPADRLLGAPGTGVGLAQRSFQLTRSLLPSMAIASADTCLRTALSFAVGRSRYGRPLLRTPAARAAMDAAFVDLLIADSLALVATRAAHLLPTQTSVLAAAVRYLLPRLLRESTYDLSVVLGARVFDRSGPYGLFQKNVRDLPVISLGHAGTSACLATLVPQLARLLERPPMSGEPAPAELFRPRGPLPGLDLDRLVPAARHDALAASLAEGTATLRALAAVPGAPAATASAAALAGTVVQELRGLPGRLAGAPDGHPGVFAAADRYVLVLAAAACLGVWQHERTAPDPASPDGFLADPGWLAPALSRIVRRLGHPAGELPRTCADHVHRELLDRFASLRSFDLYDTPLAG, from the coding sequence GTGACGGGCTCCGACGAGACGTCGGTCGCCGCCCGGGTGGCGGCGGTCGAGGACCTGCTCGGCGACCCCGGGGACCCGGGCAACCCGACCGGCGCGGCCGCTGTGCTCGCCGCCGACGAGCGGGCCGAGATGCTGGCCGAGGGCGAGCGCCTGCTGCACGGGCACGGCATCGCCGCCGAGTTCGTGCCGACCGCGCTCGGCGGGCGACTGGACCGGGTGGACGCGCTGGCCCGGGTGCTGCGGCCGGTGTTCCGCCGGGACGCCACCCTGGGGCTCGGCTTCGGCGTGACCTCGGTGCTGGCCGCCACCAACGTCTGGTTCGGCGGTCGTCCCGAGCAGCGCGAGCGCACCGCCCGGCTGCTGCTGACCGGCGGCCGGGTCGCGGTGGCGCACCAGGGCTCGGGCCGGGGCGGCGACTTCGTGCGCAGCTCGCTGACGGCCGACCGGACCGCCGACGGCTACACCCTGCGCGGGGTGAAACCGGTGGTCAACAACGGCGGCCGGGCCGGGCTGCTGGTGCTGTTCGCCCGCACCGAGGCCGAGACCGGCCCGCACGACCACTGCGCGCTGCTGCTCGACCCGGCGCGGACCGAGCCGGGCCGCTACCGGGTGCTGCCGCGCCGCCGGATGACCGGCATGCGCGGGCTGGAGGCGGTGGGCCTGGCCTTCGCCGGACAGCCCGCCCCCGCCGACCGGCTGCTCGGCGCGCCCGGCACCGGCGTGGGCCTGGCCCAGCGCTCCTTCCAACTGACCCGCAGCCTGCTGCCGTCGATGGCGATCGCCTCGGCCGACACCTGCCTGCGCACCGCGCTGTCCTTCGCGGTCGGGCGCAGCAGGTACGGGCGCCCGCTGCTGCGCACCCCGGCGGCCCGGGCGGCGATGGACGCTGCCTTCGTGGACCTGCTGATCGCCGACAGCCTGGCCCTGGTGGCGACCCGGGCGGCGCACCTGCTGCCCACCCAGACCAGCGTGCTGGCCGCGGCGGTGCGCTACCTGCTGCCCCGGCTGCTGCGGGAGAGCACCTACGACCTGTCGGTGGTGCTGGGCGCGCGGGTCTTCGACCGCTCCGGCCCGTACGGGCTGTTCCAGAAGAACGTCCGGGACCTGCCGGTGATCAGCCTCGGGCACGCCGGGACCTCGGCCTGCCTGGCCACCCTGGTCCCGCAGTTGGCCCGGCTGCTGGAGCGCCCGCCGATGTCCGGGGAGCCCGCCCCCGCCGAGCTGTTCCGTCCCCGCGGGCCGCTGCCCGGGCTGGACCTGGACCGGCTGGTGCCGGCCGCCCGGCACGACGCGCTGGCCGCCTCGCTGGCCGAGGGCACCGCGACGCTGCGCGCGCTCGCCGCCGTCCCCGGGGCCCCGGCGGCGACCGCGTCGGCGGCCGCCCTGGCCGGGACGGTGGTCCAGGAACTGCGTGGGCTGCCGGGCCGCCTGGCGGGCGCCCCGGACGGGCACCCGGGGGTGTTCGCAGCCGCCGACCGCTACGTGCTGGTGCTGGCCGCCGCCGCCTGCCTGGGCGTCTGGCAGCACGAGCGGACCGCGCCCGACCCGGCGAGCCCGGACGGCTTCCTGGCCGACCCCGGCTGGCTGGCCCCGGCGCTCTCGCGGATCGTGCGCCGGCTCGGCCACCCGGCCGGCGAGCTGCCGCGCACCTGCGCCGACCACGTCCACCGCGAACTCCTGGACCGCTTCGCGTCCCTGCGCAGTTTCGACCTGTACGACACCCCGCTGGCCGGATGA
- a CDS encoding bifunctional FO biosynthesis protein CofGH — MRRALRRARDGVALDVAEAAVLLQARGEDLAQLCAVAARLRDAGLEQAGRPGVITYSRKVFIPLTRLCRDRCHYCTFVTVPGKLRKDGHGLYLSPDEVLDIARQGAELGCKEALFTLGDRPEERWPEAREWLDAHGYDDTLAYVRAMAVRVLEETGLLPHLNPGVLSWTDFQRLKPVAPSMGMMLETTAVRLWSEPGGPHHGSPDKEPAVRLRVLEDAGRSAVPFTTGVLIGIGETYEERADALLAIRKVSRAYQGVQEVIVQNFRAKPDTAMRAMPDAELSELAAAVAVARLVLGPAARIQAPPNLVDAEYALLIGAGIDDWGGVSPLTPDHVNPERPWPHVEELAERTAAAGFALRERLTIYPEYLKRGEPWLDPRLLPHVRALADPATGLAVEGARPIGLPWQEPDEPMTGGGRTDLFRTVDTEGRTGDRRSDFDDVYGDWESLREQAALPAPRRLDADLRAALSTAADDPEKLTDDQALALFHADGPALDALTRIADELRRDTVGEDVTYCVTRNINFTNVCYTGCRFCAFAQRRTDADAYTLSLEQVAERAEQAWAVGATEVCMQGGIHPDLPGTAYFDIARAVKERVPGIHVHAFSPMEVVNGATRTGLSVRDWLARAKESGLDSIPGTAAEILDDEVRWVLTKGKLPAATWVEVVTAAHELGLRSSSTMMYGHVDTPKHWLGHLRLLAGIQQRTGGFTEFVTLPFVHTNAPVYLAGIARPGPTARDNRAVTAMARLLLHPHLTNIQTSWVKLGAEGAAEMLRSGANDLGGTLMEETISRMAGSSWGSYKSVRDLEAVAALAGRPARQRTTLYGEVPAERRAAALASDGHLPRLLPLAD, encoded by the coding sequence ATGCGGCGCGCGCTGCGCCGGGCCCGGGACGGGGTGGCGCTGGACGTCGCGGAGGCGGCGGTGCTGCTGCAGGCCCGCGGCGAGGACCTGGCGCAGCTGTGCGCGGTCGCCGCCCGGCTCCGGGACGCCGGGCTGGAGCAGGCGGGCCGCCCCGGCGTCATCACGTACTCGCGCAAGGTGTTCATCCCGCTGACCAGGCTCTGCCGGGACCGCTGCCACTACTGCACCTTCGTCACCGTGCCGGGCAAGCTGCGCAAGGACGGGCACGGACTGTACCTGTCCCCGGACGAGGTGCTGGACATCGCCCGCCAGGGTGCCGAACTCGGCTGCAAGGAAGCCCTGTTCACGCTCGGCGACCGCCCCGAGGAGCGCTGGCCGGAGGCCCGCGAGTGGCTGGACGCGCACGGCTACGACGACACCCTGGCGTACGTGCGGGCGATGGCGGTGCGGGTGCTGGAGGAGACCGGGCTGCTGCCGCACCTCAACCCCGGGGTGCTGTCCTGGACGGACTTCCAGCGGCTCAAGCCGGTCGCCCCGTCGATGGGCATGATGCTGGAGACCACCGCCGTCCGCCTCTGGTCGGAGCCCGGCGGCCCGCACCACGGCTCGCCCGACAAGGAACCGGCCGTCCGGCTGCGGGTGCTGGAGGACGCCGGGCGCAGCGCGGTGCCGTTCACCACCGGGGTGCTGATCGGCATCGGCGAGACGTACGAGGAGCGGGCCGACGCGCTGCTGGCGATCCGCAAGGTCTCCCGCGCCTACCAGGGCGTGCAGGAGGTGATCGTGCAGAACTTCCGGGCCAAGCCGGACACCGCGATGCGGGCCATGCCGGACGCCGAACTCTCCGAGCTGGCCGCGGCGGTGGCGGTGGCCCGGCTGGTGCTCGGCCCGGCCGCCCGCATCCAGGCCCCGCCGAACCTGGTGGACGCCGAGTACGCGCTGCTGATCGGCGCGGGCATCGACGACTGGGGCGGCGTCTCCCCGCTGACGCCCGACCACGTCAACCCGGAGCGCCCCTGGCCGCACGTCGAGGAGCTGGCCGAGCGCACCGCCGCCGCCGGGTTCGCGCTGCGCGAGCGGTTGACGATCTACCCGGAGTACCTCAAGCGCGGCGAGCCCTGGCTGGACCCGCGCCTGCTGCCGCACGTCCGGGCGCTGGCCGACCCGGCCACCGGCCTGGCCGTCGAGGGCGCCCGCCCGATCGGGCTGCCCTGGCAGGAGCCGGACGAGCCGATGACCGGCGGCGGCCGCACCGACCTGTTCCGCACCGTCGACACCGAGGGCCGCACCGGCGACCGGCGCTCCGACTTCGACGACGTGTACGGCGACTGGGAGTCGCTGCGCGAACAGGCCGCGCTGCCCGCCCCCCGGCGGCTCGACGCGGACCTGCGGGCCGCGCTCTCCACGGCCGCCGACGACCCGGAGAAGCTGACCGACGACCAGGCGCTGGCGCTGTTCCACGCGGACGGCCCGGCGCTGGACGCGCTGACCCGGATCGCCGACGAGCTGCGCCGCGACACCGTCGGCGAGGACGTCACGTACTGCGTCACCCGGAACATCAACTTCACCAACGTCTGCTACACCGGCTGCCGGTTCTGCGCCTTCGCCCAGCGCCGCACCGACGCCGACGCCTACACCCTCTCGCTGGAGCAGGTCGCCGAACGGGCCGAGCAGGCCTGGGCGGTGGGCGCGACCGAGGTGTGCATGCAGGGCGGCATCCACCCGGACCTGCCGGGCACCGCCTACTTCGACATCGCGCGGGCGGTGAAGGAGCGGGTGCCGGGCATCCACGTGCACGCCTTCTCGCCGATGGAAGTGGTCAACGGGGCCACCCGCACCGGCCTGTCCGTCCGCGACTGGCTGGCCCGGGCGAAGGAGTCCGGCCTGGACTCGATCCCCGGCACGGCGGCGGAGATCCTGGACGACGAGGTCCGCTGGGTGCTCACCAAGGGCAAGCTGCCCGCCGCGACCTGGGTCGAGGTGGTCACCGCCGCGCACGAGCTGGGCCTGCGCTCGTCCTCGACGATGATGTACGGCCACGTCGACACCCCGAAGCACTGGCTGGGCCACCTGCGGCTGCTCGCCGGTATCCAGCAGCGCACCGGCGGCTTCACCGAGTTCGTCACGCTGCCGTTCGTGCACACCAACGCGCCGGTCTACCTGGCGGGCATCGCCCGGCCCGGCCCGACCGCCCGCGACAACCGGGCGGTGACCGCGATGGCCCGGCTGCTGCTGCACCCGCACCTCACCAACATCCAGACCAGCTGGGTCAAGCTGGGCGCGGAGGGCGCCGCCGAGATGCTCCGCAGCGGCGCCAACGACCTGGGCGGCACCCTGATGGAGGAGACCATCTCCCGGATGGCGGGCTCCTCCTGGGGCTCCTACAAGTCGGTGCGCGACCTAGAGGCGGTCGCCGCCCTGGCCGGCCGCCCGGCCCGGCAGCGCACCACCCTGTACGGCGAGGTGCCGGCCGAGCGCCGGGCCGCCGCGCTGGCCTCCGACGGGCACCTGCCCCGGCTGCTGCCGCTGGCCGACTAG
- a CDS encoding GOLPH3/VPS74 family protein translates to MGRGRRTIPEELLLLALDPATGTTAQPQTLDLGLAGAQLVELSLAGRIVPDGDRIAVVVPRPTGDPTLDHALELLRRRGSPVRAAHWIGGPRLGLRQTYLAHLERCGMVTAVAGQVCGVLPTTRYQASDDCTNAAIKQRLDTAIRTGVPPDPRTAALAALAHAVGLGKHLYPGNEGRSSRSRLRDLIRYDPLGGMVAHAVMDVQNGLPAQQQQGRSAPAGSRGPAGRPAAAGRGVASRVGAR, encoded by the coding sequence ATGGGCAGAGGCCGTCGAACCATTCCCGAGGAGCTGCTGTTGCTCGCGCTGGACCCGGCCACGGGTACCACCGCACAGCCGCAGACCCTCGACCTCGGACTTGCCGGGGCGCAGCTCGTCGAGCTGTCCCTGGCCGGAAGGATAGTCCCGGACGGGGACCGGATCGCCGTGGTGGTGCCACGGCCGACCGGTGATCCGACACTTGACCACGCACTGGAGCTGTTGCGCCGGCGCGGCAGTCCGGTGCGCGCCGCGCACTGGATCGGTGGCCCGCGCCTGGGCCTCCGGCAGACGTACCTGGCGCACCTGGAGCGGTGCGGCATGGTGACGGCTGTGGCCGGCCAGGTCTGCGGGGTGCTGCCGACGACGCGCTACCAGGCGTCGGACGACTGCACCAACGCGGCGATCAAGCAGCGGCTGGACACGGCGATCCGCACCGGCGTGCCGCCGGACCCGCGGACGGCCGCGCTGGCGGCGCTGGCGCACGCGGTCGGCCTGGGCAAGCACCTGTACCCGGGCAACGAGGGGCGGTCCTCGCGCTCCCGGCTGCGGGACCTGATCAGGTACGACCCGCTGGGCGGCATGGTGGCCCACGCGGTGATGGACGTGCAGAACGGTCTGCCCGCCCAGCAGCAGCAGGGCAGGTCGGCACCCGCGGGTTCGCGCGGTCCGGCCGGTCGTCCCGCTGCCGCGGGGCGCGGTGTGGCCAGTCGGGTGGGCGCGCGATGA
- a CDS encoding ScbR family autoregulator-binding transcription factor produces the protein MLKQERALQTRRTVLDAAARVFAVNGYLGTSLAQILAEAGVTKGALYFHFSSKEELARAVVNEQFAPAADGEAAPLPEGPALQAAIDLSHGIGRSLREDPMMQASIRLVIEQAFTEPDPGPYLRWIEVIEQLLTEAHRVGDLRATVVPADLARFVISSFTGIQLVSGVLDHRTELSRRVGDMWELILPTVVPPRRLHKFRARPETPADTGTASADADTA, from the coding sequence GTGCTCAAGCAAGAACGCGCCCTGCAGACCCGTCGGACGGTGCTGGACGCGGCCGCCCGGGTGTTCGCCGTCAACGGCTACCTGGGGACGAGCCTCGCCCAGATCCTCGCCGAGGCGGGCGTCACCAAGGGAGCGCTCTACTTCCACTTCTCCTCCAAGGAGGAGCTCGCCCGGGCCGTCGTCAACGAGCAGTTCGCCCCCGCCGCGGACGGCGAGGCCGCCCCGCTGCCCGAGGGCCCCGCGCTGCAGGCCGCGATCGACCTCAGCCACGGGATCGGGCGCTCGCTGCGCGAGGACCCGATGATGCAGGCCAGCATCCGGCTGGTCATCGAGCAGGCGTTCACCGAGCCCGACCCCGGGCCCTACCTGCGCTGGATCGAGGTGATCGAGCAGCTGCTCACCGAGGCGCACCGGGTCGGCGACCTGCGCGCCACGGTCGTCCCCGCCGACCTGGCCCGCTTCGTGATCAGCTCCTTCACCGGCATCCAGCTGGTCTCCGGCGTCCTCGACCACCGGACCGAACTCTCCCGCCGGGTCGGCGACATGTGGGAGCTGATCCTGCCGACCGTCGTCCCGCCGCGCCGCCTGCACAAGTTCCGCGCCCGCCCGGAGACCCCCGCCGACACCGGGACCGCCAGCGCCGACGCCGACACCGCCTGA
- a CDS encoding ADP-ribosylglycohydrolase family protein, translating into MPLWSRAQQQDFRSRVRGCLLGGAIGDALGGGIEFEQLEQIRAVHGEAGVAGYVPAYGRRGAITDDTQMTLFTVDGLIRSHINRDAGSWHPPSDVHRAYLRWYATQQDWGPDERRKDLGWLGREEWLYARRAPGQACLSGLAGTESGPLPTVEEPRNPNSKGCGTVMRAAPFGLLTAWDPALVFQLAVECSVLTHGHPTGYLSAGAFAVVVHAVARGGTLEEGVHLALALLSERTGHEETTAALRAALDAVRAGAPSPERVEALGEGWVAEEALAIGLYCALVAEDVRSGLLLAVNHSGDSDSTGSICGNLLGALHGETALPPDLLAEVEGRGTILELADDLVLELLHGPELHGTEAWSLRYPAADA; encoded by the coding sequence ATGCCTCTGTGGTCACGCGCCCAGCAGCAGGACTTCCGCAGCCGGGTCCGGGGCTGCCTGCTCGGCGGGGCGATCGGGGACGCGCTCGGCGGCGGCATCGAGTTCGAGCAGCTGGAGCAGATCCGCGCGGTCCACGGCGAGGCGGGCGTGGCCGGCTACGTCCCCGCGTACGGGCGGCGCGGCGCGATCACCGACGACACCCAGATGACCCTGTTCACCGTCGACGGCCTGATCCGCTCCCACATCAACCGCGACGCCGGCTCCTGGCACCCGCCGTCCGACGTGCACCGCGCCTACCTGCGCTGGTACGCCACCCAGCAGGACTGGGGCCCGGACGAGCGCCGCAAGGACCTGGGCTGGCTCGGCCGCGAGGAGTGGCTGTACGCCCGCCGCGCGCCGGGCCAGGCCTGCCTGTCCGGCCTGGCCGGCACCGAGAGCGGCCCGCTGCCCACCGTCGAGGAGCCGCGCAACCCGAACTCCAAGGGCTGCGGCACCGTGATGCGGGCCGCCCCGTTCGGGCTGCTCACCGCCTGGGACCCGGCGCTGGTCTTCCAACTCGCCGTCGAGTGCTCGGTGCTGACCCACGGCCACCCCACCGGCTACCTGTCCGCCGGGGCGTTCGCGGTGGTCGTCCACGCGGTGGCCCGCGGCGGCACCCTGGAGGAGGGCGTCCACCTGGCGCTGGCCCTGCTCTCCGAGCGCACCGGCCACGAGGAGACCACCGCCGCGCTGCGCGCCGCCCTGGACGCGGTGCGGGCCGGGGCGCCGTCCCCCGAGCGGGTCGAGGCGCTCGGCGAGGGCTGGGTCGCCGAGGAGGCGCTCGCCATCGGCCTGTACTGCGCGCTGGTCGCCGAGGACGTCCGCAGCGGCCTGCTGCTGGCCGTCAACCACTCCGGCGACAGCGACTCCACCGGCTCGATCTGCGGCAACCTGCTGGGCGCCCTGCACGGCGAGACCGCCCTCCCGCCGGACCTGCTGGCCGAGGTCGAGGGCCGCGGCACCATCCTGGAACTCGCCGACGACCTGGTGCTGGAGCTGCTGCACGGCCCCGAACTGCACGGCACCGAAGCCTGGTCGCTCCGCTACCCGGCCGCCGACGCCTGA
- a CDS encoding DUF397 domain-containing protein encodes MSKATESLTWRKSSYSGGNGACVEIALPGSASVAVRDSKDPQGPQLRFSGASWAAFAAAAGAGRFGEV; translated from the coding sequence ATGAGCAAGGCCACCGAGAGCCTGACCTGGCGCAAGAGCAGCTACAGCGGGGGCAACGGTGCCTGCGTGGAGATCGCCCTGCCGGGTTCGGCTTCCGTCGCGGTCCGGGACTCCAAGGACCCGCAGGGCCCGCAGCTGCGCTTCTCCGGCGCGTCCTGGGCGGCGTTCGCCGCGGCGGCCGGCGCGGGCCGCTTCGGCGAGGTCTGA
- a CDS encoding helix-turn-helix domain-containing protein, whose protein sequence is MSASVNPTVRRRRLGAELRRLRELRGMTAEEVAGRLMVSQSKISRLENGRRSISQRDVRDLCDVYEVEDERVRAGLMEMAKESRQRGWWHEFGDIPYSVYIGLEAEASSIRAYESSFVPGLLQTREYAEAVVAGTQPDTDPTAIRRRVDVRLKRQHRIHGEDQLGSLWVVIDEAVLRRQVGGKRVMAEQLYQLVELGERANINLQVIPFSHGSHPGMTGTFSLLEFPESADSTVVYFEGVTSDLYLEKDADVRRYTNLYDHLRAAALSVAESRSMIATIAEEFMK, encoded by the coding sequence GTGTCCGCCAGCGTGAATCCGACGGTTCGCCGCCGTAGGCTCGGCGCCGAACTGCGGCGTCTGCGCGAGCTCAGGGGGATGACCGCCGAAGAGGTGGCCGGCCGTCTGATGGTCTCCCAGTCGAAGATCAGCCGACTGGAGAACGGCCGCCGCTCGATCAGCCAGCGCGACGTGCGCGACCTGTGCGACGTCTACGAGGTCGAGGACGAGCGGGTCCGCGCCGGGCTGATGGAGATGGCCAAGGAGTCGCGCCAGCGCGGCTGGTGGCACGAGTTCGGGGACATCCCGTACAGCGTGTACATCGGGCTGGAGGCGGAGGCGTCCTCGATCCGGGCGTACGAGTCCTCGTTCGTGCCGGGGCTGCTGCAGACCCGCGAGTACGCCGAGGCGGTGGTGGCCGGGACGCAGCCGGACACCGACCCGACCGCGATCCGCCGCCGGGTGGACGTCCGGCTCAAGCGGCAGCACCGCATCCACGGCGAGGACCAGTTGGGCAGCCTGTGGGTCGTGATAGACGAGGCGGTGCTGCGCCGCCAGGTCGGCGGGAAGCGGGTCATGGCCGAGCAGTTGTACCAGCTCGTCGAACTGGGCGAGCGGGCGAACATCAACCTCCAGGTGATCCCCTTCAGCCACGGCTCCCACCCCGGCATGACCGGGACATTCTCCCTGCTGGAGTTCCCCGAGTCAGCGGATTCCACGGTCGTCTACTTCGAAGGAGTGACGAGCGATCTCTACCTGGAGAAGGACGCCGACGTCCGCCGCTATACCAATCTGTACGACCACCTGAGGGCCGCGGCGCTGAGTGTCGCGGAGAGCCGGTCGATGATCGCCACCATCGCAGAGGAGTTCATGAAATGA